Proteins encoded within one genomic window of Paraburkholderia sp. HP33-1:
- a CDS encoding LacI family DNA-binding transcriptional regulator, with amino-acid sequence MQAPPRVTIRDIAERAGVSVPTVSLVLRESPLVARKTVAKVQAAIQELGYVYNRNAASMRSRRSGVIAVSVNDLANPYFAGLASSVERALYQIDRTVLISDVREDTSRQTHFIEKMREHNVDGLLLCPAHRTESDQLVAHLKKAGMPCVLVSRDLPDSGLDYAGYDHRYGMRVAVEHLIALGHRRIALLGGSSSTWVGRERVAGYRDALRRYKIRRDAALEIEGELTRHSGMSLLDQALALPEPPTAAACANDTVAFGVMLALHRRGLEPGIDFSVTGHDDVAESALWTPALTTVSIDFDQLGEQAAAMLLRRIDNPAIERQHVSLPVRLETRGSTCPPRVSRAR; translated from the coding sequence CATCCGAGATATTGCCGAACGGGCAGGCGTGTCCGTTCCCACCGTGTCGCTCGTATTACGCGAAAGTCCCCTGGTCGCCAGGAAGACGGTGGCAAAGGTGCAGGCCGCCATTCAGGAACTCGGATACGTGTATAACCGCAATGCGGCATCGATGCGATCGCGTCGTAGCGGTGTCATTGCCGTATCGGTCAACGATCTTGCCAATCCCTATTTCGCGGGCCTCGCGTCCTCCGTGGAACGTGCGCTTTACCAAATCGATCGGACCGTGTTGATTTCCGATGTACGGGAAGACACATCTCGACAGACGCATTTCATCGAGAAAATGCGCGAGCACAATGTCGATGGCCTATTGCTGTGTCCGGCGCATCGCACCGAATCCGATCAACTCGTTGCGCATCTGAAAAAAGCCGGCATGCCCTGCGTACTTGTGTCGCGTGACCTGCCCGACAGCGGCCTCGATTACGCCGGGTACGATCATCGATACGGGATGCGTGTCGCGGTTGAACATCTGATCGCGCTTGGGCATCGGCGGATCGCGTTGCTGGGTGGCTCGTCCTCCACGTGGGTCGGCCGCGAACGCGTCGCCGGCTACCGGGATGCTTTGCGACGTTATAAGATCCGACGCGACGCCGCCCTCGAAATTGAAGGCGAACTCACACGACATTCCGGCATGTCGTTGCTCGATCAAGCGCTCGCGTTGCCGGAGCCTCCGACCGCGGCCGCATGCGCGAACGACACGGTTGCCTTCGGCGTGATGCTCGCGTTGCACCGACGGGGATTGGAACCGGGTATCGATTTTTCCGTCACGGGCCATGACGACGTCGCCGAATCGGCGCTGTGGACTCCCGCGCTGACGACCGTGTCGATCGATTTCGATCAACTCGGCGAGCAAGCCGCCGCGATGCTGTTGCGCCGCATCGATAACCCCGCAATCGAGCGTCAGCATGTCAGTCTGCCAGTGCGGCTCGAAACCCGCGGCTCGACTTGTCCACCACGGGTCAGTCGCGCGAGGTAA